From Spiroplasma eriocheiris, the proteins below share one genomic window:
- a CDS encoding deaminase, giving the protein MKHENEIFEKLLKFSQKAARKNQVPIAAAVVDENRQIIGLGSNKTNKKIITSHAEILALNAACKKLKTNKLNNCSIWITVEPCMMCLGAFFNAGIRHICYFLENEKSGFIKSNHTFDLSKMSIHKVKDPEKNNQVKKIMKDFFKKLR; this is encoded by the coding sequence ATGAAACATGAAAATGAGATATTTGAGAAGTTATTAAAATTTTCGCAGAAAGCAGCAAGAAAAAATCAGGTTCCAATCGCTGCGGCAGTAGTTGATGAAAACCGCCAAATTATTGGGCTAGGTAGTAATAAAACAAATAAAAAAATTATTACTTCGCATGCTGAAATTTTAGCGTTGAACGCAGCTTGTAAAAAGTTAAAAACTAATAAGTTAAATAATTGCTCAATTTGAATAACTGTTGAACCATGTATGATGTGTTTAGGAGCATTTTTTAATGCTGGAATTAGACATATTTGCTATTTTTTGGAAAACGAAAAATCAGGTTTCATTAAATCTAACCATACCTTTGACTTATCTAAAATGTCCATTCACAAAGTTAAAGATCCTGAAAAGAATAATCAAGTAAAAAAAATTATGAAAGATTTTTTTAAAAAACTAAGATAG
- the dnaX gene encoding DNA polymerase III subunit gamma/tau: MNYISLYRKYRPNNFDKIIGQKEIKTALKNAIKNNTFSHAYLFSGPRGTGKTSIAKIFAKAINCLNLVEGNPCNTCEHCVEINRGSSVDIFEIDAASNNGVDEIREIKNNVQLLPTKMKYKVYIIDEVHMLTNSAFNALLKTLEEPPHHVIFILATTESHKVPATIISRCQKYNFKKISKVELESNIKKILENENVKFEIPAIQQIVLLSDGSARDSLSILEQVIMFSDGAITLENVNTIFATISKQKKLSLLKEIFEYQTNNVLLQAKEIYLSGADFELLTINMLDILKEIFEYQQTKNAVFLSILSEEEAQIFENKLVTKELLELIDLFTEMLVKMKMNKAQDMYFELILLKALAIFENNKKDFADLDLTLISDNKLADNQHSYIKNKSENININGINFDNKINAKPLGNIENSIEKDQHSNNISDKEDIKIKEEPKIHHDFVQPNIFSFDDEKDFEIGNNNVENNNIEIKIEGAFETSELSEQKNNESNEPINEHIIVKEEQQVTQIEALKKEHEEENTEESKQPENIDNLNKFKENVKINIDIYKFSNINYSMQQILNILVSAEKEQRERYEILFETLIKKKSKDIPLEKIISFYNVKFVAASDQGVIIVTNTKPEANWISHEMCDWEFRNKIFQKLDFDFVIIVLSETEWSDVKNDYAKLRQAKKLPMSSIIDVEEFYQDLLVKQIDNYEEHKEAIENGKEIFDNIKIIE; the protein is encoded by the coding sequence ATGAATTACATCTCATTGTATCGGAAATACCGACCAAATAACTTTGATAAAATAATAGGCCAAAAAGAAATTAAAACAGCATTAAAAAATGCTATAAAAAATAATACATTTTCGCATGCTTATTTATTTTCAGGTCCCCGGGGAACCGGAAAAACTTCAATTGCTAAAATTTTTGCTAAAGCAATTAATTGTTTAAATTTAGTGGAAGGTAACCCTTGTAATACATGTGAACATTGTGTAGAAATTAATCGCGGTTCATCTGTTGATATTTTTGAAATTGATGCTGCCTCAAATAATGGGGTCGATGAAATTCGTGAAATTAAAAATAATGTTCAACTTTTACCTACTAAAATGAAGTATAAAGTTTATATCATTGATGAAGTTCATATGTTAACGAATTCAGCTTTTAATGCCTTGTTAAAAACATTAGAAGAACCGCCACATCATGTTATTTTTATTTTAGCCACTACTGAAAGTCACAAAGTTCCTGCGACAATTATTTCACGTTGTCAAAAATATAATTTTAAAAAAATATCAAAAGTTGAACTTGAAAGTAATATTAAAAAAATCTTGGAAAATGAAAATGTAAAATTTGAAATTCCGGCAATTCAACAAATTGTTTTATTGTCAGATGGTAGTGCTCGTGATTCATTAAGTATTCTTGAACAAGTTATTATGTTTTCTGATGGGGCAATAACTCTTGAAAATGTAAATACAATCTTTGCAACAATTTCAAAACAGAAAAAATTAAGTTTACTAAAAGAAATATTCGAATATCAAACTAATAATGTTTTGCTTCAAGCCAAAGAAATTTATCTATCTGGAGCTGATTTTGAACTATTAACAATTAATATGTTAGATATTTTAAAAGAAATTTTTGAATATCAACAAACTAAAAATGCAGTTTTTTTAAGTATATTATCAGAAGAAGAAGCACAAATTTTTGAAAATAAACTAGTTACAAAAGAATTATTAGAATTGATTGATCTTTTCACAGAGATGTTAGTAAAAATGAAAATGAATAAAGCACAAGACATGTATTTTGAATTAATTCTTTTAAAAGCATTAGCTATCTTTGAAAATAATAAAAAAGATTTTGCTGATTTAGATTTAACATTAATTAGTGATAACAAACTTGCGGATAATCAACATAGTTATATTAAAAATAAATCTGAAAATATAAATATAAATGGAATAAATTTTGATAATAAAATTAATGCAAAACCTTTAGGAAACATAGAAAATTCAATAGAAAAAGACCAACATTCTAATAATATTAGCGACAAAGAAGATATAAAAATTAAAGAAGAACCTAAGATACACCATGATTTTGTACAACCAAATATCTTTTCTTTTGATGATGAAAAAGATTTTGAAATAGGAAATAATAATGTGGAAAATAATAATATTGAAATTAAAATAGAAGGAGCTTTTGAAACTTCCGAACTATCAGAACAAAAAAATAATGAGTCTAATGAACCTATTAATGAACATATTATAGTTAAAGAAGAACAACAAGTAACTCAAATCGAAGCATTAAAAAAAGAACACGAAGAAGAGAATACTGAGGAATCTAAACAACCAGAAAATATTGATAATTTAAATAAATTTAAAGAGAATGTTAAAATAAATATTGATATTTATAAATTTTCAAATATTAATTATTCAATGCAACAAATTTTAAATATTTTAGTAAGTGCTGAAAAAGAACAACGTGAACGTTACGAAATTTTATTTGAAACTTTAATTAAAAAAAAAAGTAAAGATATTCCACTGGAAAAAATCATTAGTTTTTATAATGTTAAGTTTGTTGCTGCTTCTGATCAAGGAGTAATTATTGTAACAAATACAAAACCAGAAGCTAATTGAATAAGTCATGAAATGTGTGATTGAGAATTCAGAAATAAAATTTTCCAGAAGCTAGATTTTGATTTTGTTATTATTGTACTAAGTGAAACAGAATGAAGTGATGTTAAAAATGATTATGCAAAATTGCGCCAAGCTAAAAAATTACCAATGAGTTCAATTATAGATGTTGAAGAATTTTACCAAGATTTATTAGTAAAACAAATTGATAATTATGAAGAGCATAAAGAAGCAATTGAAAATGGTAAAGAAATTTTTGACAACATTAAAATTATTGAATAA
- the recR gene encoding recombination mediator RecR — translation MNNYDEIIEELKTILGVGKKVAERIFNKLVTNPNVNTNLSELLSQIKEQFSQCPICFSLMKDNQCLFCYNDLRDNTKLCIVTNVFDVFTFEKARIFNGLYHVLNQEINVKNGITPDKITVKELESRLNDKIINEVIIAVSSTFEGEVTAQYLKNIIEKYHIKVSRLARGIPIGGTLDYIDEATLKQALEGRKDI, via the coding sequence ATGAATAATTATGATGAAATAATTGAAGAGTTAAAAACTATTTTAGGGGTTGGCAAAAAAGTAGCCGAAAGAATTTTTAATAAATTAGTAACCAATCCAAATGTTAATACTAATCTCAGTGAATTATTATCCCAAATAAAGGAGCAATTTAGCCAGTGTCCAATTTGTTTTTCATTAATGAAAGATAATCAATGTTTATTTTGTTATAATGATTTAAGAGATAATACAAAATTGTGTATTGTTACGAATGTTTTTGATGTTTTTACTTTTGAAAAAGCTAGAATCTTTAATGGCTTATATCATGTTTTAAACCAAGAAATAAATGTCAAAAATGGTATTACACCAGACAAAATTACAGTTAAAGAATTAGAAAGCAGATTAAATGATAAAATAATAAATGAAGTTATTATTGCAGTAAGTTCAACTTTTGAAGGTGAGGTAACTGCCCAGTATTTAAAAAATATTATAGAAAAATACCATATCAAAGTCTCAAGGCTTGCAAGAGGAATCCCGATTGGCGGAACGCTTGATTATATTGATGAAGCAACTTTAAAGCAGGCATTAGAAGGCCGAAAAGATATATAA
- the tmk gene encoding dTMP kinase — protein sequence MLFISFEGIDGSGKTTIAKLLKEKLKSQGYEVVLTREPGGNEIAEQIRDIILSKKNSQMDPWTEALLYIAARKQHVSEDILPALKRGAIVLCDRFMDSTSAYQGYARGLGIRTLDEVQSIVLGTTKPDLTLFFDIEPTAARERMKARFEDEMDRLDLEKQSFHEKVYEGYQVLISEHSDRIKVVDARKPINEVLEQVSYYIDEVLAKLQGNKNNE from the coding sequence ATGTTATTTATATCATTCGAAGGGATTGATGGCTCTGGAAAAACAACCATTGCTAAATTATTAAAAGAAAAGTTAAAAAGTCAAGGTTACGAAGTTGTGTTAACAAGAGAACCGGGGGGTAATGAGATTGCTGAGCAAATTCGCGATATTATTTTAAGTAAAAAAAATTCACAAATGGATCCATGAACTGAAGCATTATTATATATTGCTGCACGGAAACAACACGTGAGTGAAGATATTTTGCCAGCTTTAAAAAGAGGAGCCATTGTTCTTTGCGATCGCTTTATGGATTCAACTTCTGCTTATCAAGGTTATGCCCGAGGGCTTGGAATTAGAACATTAGATGAAGTTCAATCAATTGTTTTAGGAACAACAAAACCAGATTTAACATTGTTTTTTGATATTGAACCAACAGCTGCTCGCGAAAGAATGAAAGCACGATTTGAAGATGAAATGGATCGGTTAGATTTAGAAAAACAATCTTTTCATGAAAAAGTTTATGAAGGTTACCAAGTTTTAATTAGTGAGCATTCTGACCGCATTAAAGTAGTTGATGCACGTAAACCAATTAATGAAGTTTTAGAACAAGTGTCATATTATATTGATGAAGTTTTAGCAAAATTACAAGGAAATAAAAATAATGAGTAA
- a CDS encoding tRNA1(Val) (adenine(37)-N6)-methyltransferase — MKVLNDLLNFEGLQLYQRTDMFNFSLDSVLLARFARLNSRIKKIIDIGTNNAVIPLILSCYTNAQITGVEIQEEAAQLAQDNVHLNKKSSQIMIINDDIKHYAQVNARDKFELVICNPPFFKVGESKLNEKSELLIPARHEVHLTLPEMISAARKITENRGYLVLVHRATRLDEVLNLLTTNDFAVKRIKFIHSFRDSEANNVLIEARFKGTPGVIIEPPFIVHNEDGSYTEEIKAMFRK, encoded by the coding sequence ATGAAGGTATTAAATGATTTATTAAATTTTGAAGGCTTACAATTATATCAAAGAACTGATATGTTTAATTTTTCTCTTGATTCAGTGTTGCTAGCGAGATTTGCACGGTTAAATAGCCGCATTAAAAAAATTATTGATATTGGAACCAATAATGCGGTGATTCCTTTAATTTTGAGTTGCTATACAAATGCCCAAATCACGGGAGTTGAAATTCAAGAGGAAGCAGCCCAATTAGCACAGGATAATGTGCATTTAAACAAAAAATCTTCGCAAATAATGATTATTAATGATGATATTAAACATTATGCGCAAGTCAATGCCCGTGACAAATTTGAGTTAGTAATTTGTAACCCGCCATTTTTTAAAGTGGGAGAATCAAAACTAAATGAAAAAAGTGAACTGTTAATTCCGGCGCGCCATGAAGTCCACTTAACTTTGCCAGAAATGATTAGTGCAGCGCGAAAAATAACTGAAAACCGTGGTTATTTAGTACTAGTTCATCGAGCAACCAGATTAGATGAAGTTTTAAACTTATTAACAACCAATGATTTTGCTGTTAAAAGAATTAAATTTATTCACTCCTTTCGCGATAGTGAAGCAAATAATGTTTTAATTGAAGCGCGTTTTAAGGGAACACCAGGGGTTATTATTGAACCACCATTTATTGTCCATAATGAAGATGGTAGTTATACCGAAGAAATTAAAGCAATGTTTAGAAAATAA
- the tilS gene encoding tRNA lysidine(34) synthetase TilS: MMNFDMLDKNQKYIIGVSGGPDSMFLLDNIYQNKEFDINNFIVGVVNYKKRSDSDIDQQIVVDYCIRHKIAYYVKEVSKDDYLKYQQVSHNFQTIARDIRYDFFIELAQEYACHAVLVAHNLTDNIETYILQKQRNNIVEHYGLSPDSIYYSKFSSTTIAIKRIMLDTRREFIIEYLNNNKINYALDYTNILGIYNRNVIRSELQDFNFADLLAEMKDQNYANEKLKQVGKDYLIDNFGQINVSSFRNITDLKLQKMIIFNYFKIAKLTSLIINKKRKFLDEVVKEISSPKPNIMIKINEEYFLVKSYENVEIKTKAQLALTTIIIKDAQQTYHWKNHIIIKSVKDNFNFFVTTEQLPLKITNDPAILKNVLLNGKQLTKIFIKEKINLLIRLNYVIIDKNNEIVAINDLLRAKLYKPSYLNEKCLLNEKYNFNEKEKFIIYFMIK; this comes from the coding sequence ATGATGAATTTTGATATGTTAGATAAGAATCAAAAATATATTATTGGGGTGTCCGGCGGACCCGATAGTATGTTTTTACTGGACAATATTTATCAAAACAAAGAATTTGATATTAATAATTTTATTGTAGGGGTTGTTAATTATAAAAAAAGATCAGATAGTGATATTGACCAACAGATTGTTGTTGATTATTGTATCCGTCATAAAATTGCTTATTATGTTAAAGAAGTTAGCAAGGATGATTATCTAAAATATCAACAAGTTTCTCATAATTTTCAAACAATAGCCCGGGATATTCGTTATGATTTCTTTATTGAACTTGCCCAAGAATATGCTTGCCATGCCGTTTTAGTAGCCCATAATTTAACGGATAATATTGAAACCTATATCTTACAAAAGCAGCGTAATAATATTGTTGAACATTATGGGTTGAGTCCCGATAGTATTTATTATTCAAAATTTAGTTCAACCACAATAGCTATTAAAAGAATTATGTTAGATACTCGCCGGGAGTTTATTATTGAGTATTTAAATAATAATAAAATTAATTATGCATTGGATTACACTAATATTTTAGGAATTTATAACCGGAATGTTATTCGAAGCGAACTCCAGGATTTTAATTTTGCAGATTTGCTAGCGGAAATGAAAGACCAAAATTATGCCAATGAAAAATTAAAACAAGTTGGCAAGGACTATTTAATTGATAATTTTGGTCAAATTAATGTTTCTAGTTTTAGGAACATAACTGATTTAAAATTACAAAAGATGATTATTTTTAATTATTTTAAAATAGCAAAGTTAACTAGTTTAATTATTAATAAAAAACGGAAATTTTTAGATGAAGTTGTGAAAGAAATATCATCACCAAAGCCAAACATTATGATCAAAATCAATGAAGAATATTTTTTAGTCAAAAGTTATGAAAATGTTGAAATTAAAACTAAAGCCCAATTAGCCTTGACAACTATTATTATTAAGGATGCTCAACAAACATACCATTGAAAAAATCACATAATTATCAAATCGGTAAAAGATAATTTTAATTTTTTTGTAACAACTGAACAGTTGCCATTAAAGATAACCAATGATCCTGCAATTTTAAAAAATGTCTTGTTAAATGGTAAACAACTAACAAAGATCTTTATCAAAGAAAAAATTAATCTGTTAATTCGTTTAAATTATGTTATTATAGATAAAAACAATGAAATTGTTGCAATTAATGATTTATTAAGAGCAAAATTGTACAAACCTTCATATTTAAATGAAAAATGTCTGTTAAATGAGAAATATAATTTTAATGAAAAAGAAAAATTTATTATCTATTTTATGATAAAATAG